One Yoonia sp. BS5-3 genomic window carries:
- a CDS encoding EAL domain-containing protein, whose product MGYRRAMSGVTDKDIRNLEDFSGIASDWFWETDAEHRFCYFSGRMEETTKICPDNLIGLRRDHFAEGYISDPKWRAHLEDLQNHRPFRNFEYEIERPTDGSSISIRISGQPFFDETGTFTGYRGIGHDITAEKEAMRQLLETNAALAERNEELDEARKALERSAYEDLLTGQLNRRAFERDLAAALSIPQTRSGLLHIDLDRFKWVNDTMGHPAGDAVLVTAAERICRVIDKGGTVYRVGGDEFMVILQPRMTTDAAVMIGDSIIEAMAEPIAHEHQNVTVGASIGLAFGKAGHISPAQLVTDADVALYEAKANGRNILCQINAEVQARIQAHRRMATDIPLAIERSEIVPYYQPQVHVGTGAVVGAEALVRWFHPTLGILQPRMFLDAASELGLMAEIDRLMLRQALEMTGRLRSNGQILPSISVNISAARLMDPNLPNDIESYWTDKRCRLSIELLETIYFDEMRETPQISENLNRLRELGVRIEIDDFGSGRASITGLLKIRPDRLKIDRSLIQSAVADPTTRNVVAAILDMTHSLGVEAMAEGAETRADIETIRALGCNVFQGYAVSHPLAEAELAAYLGTRHQSAAG is encoded by the coding sequence ATGGGCTATCGTCGAGCGATGAGCGGGGTAACTGACAAAGATATTCGTAACCTTGAGGACTTTTCGGGGATTGCGTCAGATTGGTTTTGGGAAACCGATGCTGAGCATCGGTTTTGCTATTTCTCCGGCCGGATGGAGGAAACGACCAAGATCTGCCCAGATAATCTGATTGGCCTACGCCGGGATCATTTTGCCGAAGGATACATTAGTGACCCTAAATGGCGGGCCCATCTTGAGGATTTGCAGAACCATAGGCCTTTTCGAAACTTCGAATATGAAATCGAGCGTCCAACAGATGGCAGCAGCATCTCGATCCGCATCTCGGGCCAACCCTTTTTTGACGAAACGGGCACATTTACCGGATATCGGGGCATCGGCCACGACATCACCGCTGAAAAGGAAGCAATGCGCCAATTGCTTGAAACCAATGCAGCGCTGGCCGAACGCAACGAGGAATTGGATGAGGCCCGCAAAGCGCTTGAACGCAGTGCCTATGAGGACTTGCTAACGGGGCAACTTAATCGGCGCGCCTTTGAACGTGATCTCGCCGCCGCGCTCAGCATCCCACAAACCCGATCAGGGCTTTTGCATATCGATCTGGATCGTTTCAAATGGGTCAATGATACGATGGGTCATCCGGCGGGTGATGCCGTACTGGTCACGGCTGCAGAACGCATATGTCGCGTTATCGATAAGGGGGGGACAGTCTATCGGGTCGGCGGCGACGAATTCATGGTTATTCTCCAACCTCGCATGACAACCGATGCTGCGGTGATGATCGGCGACAGTATCATTGAGGCGATGGCCGAACCCATTGCCCATGAACATCAAAACGTAACTGTCGGTGCCAGTATCGGATTGGCGTTCGGCAAGGCGGGGCATATCAGCCCCGCGCAATTGGTCACGGATGCCGATGTCGCCCTGTACGAGGCGAAGGCGAATGGCCGCAACATCCTTTGCCAGATCAATGCCGAGGTGCAGGCGCGGATTCAAGCGCATCGCCGTATGGCAACGGATATCCCGCTGGCCATCGAACGAAGCGAAATCGTACCTTATTATCAACCGCAAGTGCATGTTGGAACCGGCGCTGTCGTCGGCGCAGAAGCATTGGTACGTTGGTTTCATCCAACCTTAGGTATTCTGCAGCCACGTATGTTTCTGGATGCAGCTTCCGAACTGGGTTTAATGGCCGAAATTGACCGGCTTATGCTCAGACAAGCGCTTGAAATGACAGGCCGGCTGCGCAGCAATGGTCAGATTTTGCCGTCGATCTCCGTCAATATCAGCGCTGCGCGGCTTATGGATCCAAACTTACCAAATGACATTGAAAGTTACTGGACTGACAAACGATGCCGGTTAAGCATCGAGCTTCTTGAAACAATCTATTTTGACGAAATGCGCGAGACACCGCAGATTTCAGAGAACCTGAACAGGCTACGCGAACTTGGCGTCCGCATTGAAATTGATGATTTTGGCAGCGGGCGCGCCTCGATTACGGGATTGCTGAAGATCCGGCCAGACAGGCTCAAGATTGATCGCAGCCTGATCCAATCGGCCGTGGCGGACCCGACCACCCGCAATGTCGTCGCAGCGATCCTGGACATGACCCATAGCCTGGGAGTTGAGGCCATGGCCGAAGGCGCCGAAACCAGGGCCGATATTGAGACGATCCGCGCCCTGGGCTGCAACGTTTTCCAAGGCTATGCCGTGTCGCATCCATTGGCAGAGGCCGAACTGGCGGCCTATCTGGGCACACGCCACCAAAGCGCCGCAGGATAA